Sequence from the Streptomyces mobaraensis NBRC 13819 = DSM 40847 genome:
GGCGCCTCCGCCATGGCCGGTCTGCTCAACCTGATGCCGCGCTACCTGCCCAAGTACGGCATGGCCCCGCACTGGGCCCGCGCCGTGCGCCCCATGGTGATCGTCTTCACGCTCGTCGCCTTCCTCGTCACCTGGGTCTTCGACGCCGACGTCGAGGCCCAGGGCGGCGCGTACGCCACCGGCGTCCTCATCCTCATCTGCTCGGCCGCCATCGCCGTGACCATCGCCGCCCACAAGGCCCGCCAGCGCGGCTGGGCCATCGGCTTCGGCGTCATCTCCGCCGTCTTCCTCTACACCACCGTCGTCAACGTGATCGAGCGCCCGGACGGCGTGAAGATCGGCGCCTGCTTCATCGCCGGCATCCTCCTCGTCTCCTTCCTCTCCCGCCTCGGCCGCGCCTTCGAACTCCGCGTCACGCACGTGGAACTCGACGAGATGGCGGAACGGTTCATCCGCGACATATCCCAGCGGACGCCGCGCTTCATCGCCAACGAGCCCGACGAGCGCGACATCACCGAGTACCGCGAGAAGGTCGAGCAGATCCGCGCCGACAACGACATGCCCGCCACCGAGGACTTCGTCTTCGTCGAGGTCACGGTCACCGACCCCTCCGAGTTCGAGGCCGGTCTGACCGTACGCGGCGAGATCCTGCACGGCCGCTACCGCGTCCTCACGATGGAGAGCTCCTCCGTCCCCAACGCCCTGGCGGCCTTCCTCCTCCACGCCCGCGACCTCACCGGCACCCGCCCCCACGTCTTCTTCGAATGGACCGAGGGCAACCCCTTCACCAACTTCGTCCGCTTCCTCCTCTTCGGCCAGGGCGAGGTCGCCCCGGTCACCCGCGAGATCCTGCGCGAGGCCGAACCGGACCGCGACCGCCGCCCCCGCGTCCACGTCGGCTGACCGGGGGCCGCGGCGGCCCGGGTTCAGCGGAACTCCGCGAGCCGCGGCCGGGGCCCGACGAGCGTCAGCGGGGGCGGACGGTTGCCCACCGCCCGCCCTCGACAGCCGCGGCTCGGGGCTCAGTTGCAGGCCCTGCTGCCGTGGTTGGCGCTCTTCTTGCGACGGGCTCGCTTCTTACGGGCGCGCTTGGACATCGGTGTCGTTCCTCCTCTCAGGGGACGAATGCCGTGGTGGGAAGCGGGCGTCAGGCCGTCCGGGCGACCAGCTGGTCGGCGAGCCGGCACAGACGGCGCACCGTGCGCTCTTCCATGGCGACGGGCGCGGCCGGGGAGAGGGCGGTGCGGTCGTAGTAGGCGCCGGGGACGAGTTCGACGGCCGGGTCGCACAGCCGCACGACGCGCTCGGCGCCCTCGACGGCGGAGTCGCCCTCGTGGGCGTAGAGCGGCAGCAGGGCGGTGTCGCACACGCCCGGGTGCACGCTGACCGACGTCCACGGCGCCTGCTCACGGGCGAAGATCGTCAGGGCGAGCTGGGACTGGGCGTAGGCGGCCAGGCGGGAGTAACGCTTGGCGCGTTGCGGGTCGTTCCAGGCGATCGACGCCGTGCGGTGCATGGACGACGACACGTTGACCACACGGCTGCCGGGGCGGGCACTCAGCGGGCCCCGCAACTCGTGGGTGAGGAGGTAGGCGGCCAGGAAGTTGACCTGGAACGAGAGTTCGTTGCCGTCGGCGGTCACGGTGCGCCGCTCGGGCGCGGCGACGGCGGCGTTGTTGACGAGGACGTCGAGGGCGGGGTGCTCGTCGGCCACGCGGGCGGCCATCGCCCGTACCTCGTCCAGCCGGGAGAAGTCGGCGACGAGCAGCCGCAGTCGGAGGCGGTCGGCGCCGGCCGCCGCCAGGCGGGCGACGGCGTCGTCACCCGTGGC
This genomic interval carries:
- a CDS encoding SDR family NAD(P)-dependent oxidoreductase translates to MSSAVSPAPRTVLVTGATSGIGWETARLLAGRGDTVILHAPDRATGDDAVARLAAAGADRLRLRLLVADFSRLDEVRAMAARVADEHPALDVLVNNAAVAAPERRTVTADGNELSFQVNFLAAYLLTHELRGPLSARPGSRVVNVSSSMHRTASIAWNDPQRAKRYSRLAAYAQSQLALTIFAREQAPWTSVSVHPGVCDTALLPLYAHEGDSAVEGAERVVRLCDPAVELVPGAYYDRTALSPAAPVAMEERTVRRLCRLADQLVARTA